One window from the genome of Actinoplanes teichomyceticus ATCC 31121 encodes:
- a CDS encoding MIP/aquaporin family protein has product MAVRRKVPGLVGELAAEFAGTLILILFGVGVVAQVVAGGIGDHDSIAWAWGLGVTLGVYVAARISGAHLNPAVTVALAVFKGFAWRKVLPYSIAQFLGAFVAALLVRWNYTEVLHAADPGLTIKTQGVFSTLPGNGSLPVGEWGAFRDQIIGTAILLFVILALTDVANSAPAANLGPLVVGLLVVAIGMAWGTDAGYAINPARDLGPRLASFLTGYEGAFRDQTGYLYFWIPIVGPIIGGVLGAGLYQYLIGRFLPSDEPQRVGEVPARDSVEANRG; this is encoded by the coding sequence ATGGCCGTACGACGCAAGGTTCCGGGACTGGTCGGTGAGCTCGCGGCGGAGTTCGCCGGCACGTTGATTCTGATCCTGTTCGGGGTGGGGGTGGTGGCCCAGGTCGTGGCCGGCGGCATCGGCGACCACGACAGCATCGCCTGGGCCTGGGGCCTGGGCGTCACCCTCGGCGTGTACGTGGCGGCGCGGATCAGCGGCGCCCATCTGAATCCGGCGGTGACCGTGGCGCTCGCGGTCTTCAAGGGCTTCGCCTGGCGCAAGGTGCTGCCCTACTCGATCGCCCAGTTCCTCGGGGCGTTCGTCGCCGCGCTGCTGGTGCGCTGGAACTACACCGAGGTGCTGCACGCGGCGGACCCCGGCCTGACCATCAAGACCCAGGGGGTCTTCTCCACGCTGCCGGGCAACGGCAGCCTGCCGGTCGGTGAGTGGGGCGCGTTCCGCGACCAGATCATCGGCACCGCGATCCTGCTGTTCGTGATCCTGGCGCTGACCGACGTGGCCAACAGCGCACCGGCCGCCAACCTCGGTCCGCTCGTGGTCGGCCTGCTGGTGGTGGCGATCGGAATGGCCTGGGGCACCGACGCCGGGTACGCGATCAACCCGGCCCGTGACCTGGGGCCGCGGCTGGCCAGCTTCCTGACCGGGTACGAGGGGGCGTTCCGGGACCAGACCGGCTATCTCTACTTCTGGATACCGATCGTGGGGCCGATCATCGGTGGTGTTCTCGGCGCCGGTCTGTACCAGTATCTGATCGGACGATTCCTGCCGTCGGATGAGCCCCAGCGGGTGGGCGAGGTCCCGGCGCGTGACAGTGTGGAGGCGAACCGTGGCTGA
- a CDS encoding IclR family transcriptional regulator — protein sequence MPGTVQSIERAAAILRVLAGGPGRLGLSEIARALDLAKGTAHGILRTLQGVGFVEQDRASGQYHLGAALLHLDTSYLDVNELRSRSINWADPLAARSGEAVRIGTVREGQVLVVHHVFRPDDTFQTLDAGSLLPLHATALGKVLLAYRAGGAGVDRPAAYTRKTLVEPRELAAALDRIRECGWGADVEELTLGQAAVAAPIRGYGGLVIGAIGVSGPVERICDSRYRPQPHLVACVRDAARAVSREMGAARR from the coding sequence ATGCCGGGAACAGTGCAGTCCATCGAGCGGGCGGCCGCGATCCTGCGGGTGCTCGCCGGAGGACCGGGCCGGCTCGGGCTCAGCGAGATCGCCCGCGCCCTGGACCTGGCCAAGGGCACCGCCCACGGGATCCTGCGCACCCTGCAGGGCGTCGGGTTCGTCGAGCAGGACCGGGCCTCCGGGCAGTACCACCTCGGCGCCGCCCTGCTGCACCTGGACACCAGCTACCTGGACGTCAACGAGCTGCGGTCCCGCTCGATCAACTGGGCGGACCCGCTGGCCGCGCGCAGCGGCGAGGCGGTCCGGATCGGCACCGTGCGCGAGGGCCAGGTGCTCGTCGTGCACCACGTGTTCCGCCCCGACGACACCTTCCAGACCCTGGACGCGGGCAGCCTGCTGCCGCTGCACGCGACCGCGCTCGGGAAGGTGCTGCTGGCGTACCGGGCGGGCGGGGCCGGCGTGGACCGGCCGGCCGCGTACACCAGGAAGACCCTGGTCGAGCCGCGCGAGCTGGCCGCGGCGCTGGACCGGATCCGGGAGTGCGGCTGGGGCGCCGACGTCGAGGAGCTCACCCTCGGCCAGGCCGCGGTCGCCGCGCCGATCCGCGGGTACGGCGGGCTGGTGATCGGCGCGATCGGCGTGTCCGGCCCGGTCGAGCGGATCTGCGACAGCCGCTACCGGCCGCAGCCACACCTGGTCGCCTGCGTACGGGACGCGGCCCGGGCGGTGTCGCGGGAAATGGGAGCCGCCCGGCGCTAG
- the glpK gene encoding glycerol kinase GlpK, with product MSERYVVAIDQGTTSTRCIVFDRRGQLVSLARQEHRQHFPRPGWVEHDAVEIWRNVERLAPRALRRAGVTIDQVAALGIANQRETTVVWDRHTGQPIGRAIIWQDTRTDALVHELAGQPGAKDVEERSGLPLATYFSGPRLRWILDRTPGLRRRAERGEVLCGTMETWLIWNLTGGEHVTDVTNASRTMLLDVRTLDWSADSLDFFGIPRAMLPRVRASIGAFGTACAAFPGVRIGAALGDQQAALFGQTCFTPGEAKCTYGTGSFLLLNTGTEPIAPAHGLLSTVAYQVAGSPACYALEGSIAITGSLVQWFRDQLELISSAPEIETLARTVADNGGCYIVPAFSGLYAPHWRSEARGVIVGLTSYITKGHLARAVLEATAWQTREVVDAMNATSGLALRTLKVDGGMTADNLLMQMIADVLDVPVVRPLAAETVSLGAAYAAGLAVGYWPDLDGLRRNWHIAGQWIPAMDPRLRATEYANWQRAVQRTFDWIQPG from the coding sequence ATGTCCGAGCGCTACGTGGTCGCGATCGACCAGGGCACCACCTCGACGCGGTGCATCGTGTTCGACCGGCGCGGCCAGCTCGTCTCCCTGGCCCGGCAGGAGCACCGGCAGCACTTCCCGCGGCCCGGCTGGGTGGAGCACGACGCCGTGGAGATCTGGCGCAACGTGGAACGCCTCGCCCCGCGGGCGCTGCGCCGGGCCGGGGTGACCATCGACCAGGTGGCCGCGCTCGGCATCGCCAACCAGCGGGAGACCACGGTGGTCTGGGACCGGCACACCGGCCAGCCGATCGGCCGCGCGATCATCTGGCAGGACACCCGGACCGACGCGCTGGTGCACGAGCTGGCCGGGCAGCCGGGCGCCAAGGACGTCGAGGAGCGCTCCGGGCTGCCGCTGGCGACGTACTTCTCCGGGCCGCGCCTGCGCTGGATCCTGGACCGCACGCCGGGCCTGCGGCGGCGCGCGGAGCGCGGCGAGGTGCTCTGCGGCACCATGGAGACCTGGCTGATCTGGAACCTGACCGGCGGCGAACACGTCACCGACGTGACCAACGCCAGCCGCACCATGCTGCTGGACGTGCGCACCCTGGACTGGTCGGCCGACTCGCTCGACTTCTTCGGCATACCCCGGGCGATGCTGCCGCGGGTCCGGGCGTCGATCGGCGCCTTCGGCACCGCCTGCGCGGCGTTTCCCGGGGTACGCATCGGCGCCGCCCTCGGCGACCAGCAGGCCGCCCTGTTCGGCCAGACCTGCTTCACCCCGGGCGAGGCCAAATGCACCTACGGCACCGGCAGCTTCCTGCTGCTCAACACCGGCACGGAACCGATCGCACCGGCGCACGGGCTGCTGAGCACGGTCGCCTACCAGGTCGCCGGGTCGCCCGCCTGCTACGCCCTGGAAGGCTCGATCGCGATCACCGGCTCGCTGGTCCAGTGGTTCCGCGACCAGCTGGAGCTGATCTCCAGCGCGCCGGAGATCGAGACCCTGGCCCGCACGGTCGCCGACAACGGCGGCTGCTACATCGTCCCGGCCTTCTCCGGGCTGTACGCCCCGCACTGGCGCTCCGAGGCGCGCGGCGTGATCGTCGGGCTGACGTCGTACATCACCAAGGGCCACCTGGCCCGCGCGGTCCTGGAGGCGACCGCGTGGCAGACCCGCGAGGTGGTCGACGCGATGAACGCCACCTCCGGGCTGGCCCTCAGGACGCTCAAGGTGGACGGCGGGATGACCGCGGACAACCTGCTCATGCAGATGATCGCCGACGTGCTCGACGTGCCGGTGGTCCGCCCGCTCGCGGCGGAGACGGTGTCGCTGGGCGCGGCCTACGCCGCCGGGCTGGCCGTCGGCTACTGGCCGGACCTGGACGGCCTGCGCCGCAACTGGCACATCGCCGGCCAGTGGATCCCGGCGATGGACCCGCGGCTGCGCGCCACCGAGTACGCCAACTGGCAGCGCGCGGTGCAGCGCACCTTCGACTGGATCCAGCCCGGCTGA
- a CDS encoding lipid II:glycine glycyltransferase FemX, whose protein sequence is MEPAAALHADRATYQDRLLFHTPEWLAFVAECQRAEPVLATVSDQGATVGHFTGLLTRRCGLRILGSPMAGWTTSYLGFNLRPGVCRRAAVRALTRFAFDELGCAHLEVRDRGTTEADLAGLGLRWDAAPTAVIDLRPDEDALFGAMAGACRRNIRKAAKSGVVIEEAGADPAFADEFYDQLRDVFAKQNLVPTYSVERVRSLIRHLFPVGRISLLRARDSDGRCIATAVLPWYRRTMYFWGGASYREHQHLRPNEALIWHALRWARARGVTEFDFVGANSYKAKYGTTEVAVPWARQSRSPLVARLRDAAKHGFALRQRAAARLGRIRQPATTTGS, encoded by the coding sequence GTGGAGCCCGCCGCGGCGCTCCACGCCGACCGCGCGACCTACCAGGACCGCCTCCTCTTCCACACCCCCGAGTGGCTCGCCTTCGTCGCCGAGTGCCAGCGCGCCGAGCCGGTGCTGGCCACGGTGAGCGACCAGGGCGCCACGGTGGGGCACTTCACCGGCCTGCTCACCCGGCGCTGCGGTCTGCGCATCCTGGGTAGCCCGATGGCCGGTTGGACCACTTCCTACCTGGGCTTCAACCTGCGTCCGGGAGTCTGCCGGCGGGCCGCGGTGCGGGCACTGACCCGGTTCGCCTTCGACGAGCTCGGCTGCGCCCACCTCGAGGTGCGTGACCGCGGCACGACCGAGGCCGATCTGGCCGGGCTGGGCCTGCGCTGGGACGCCGCGCCCACCGCGGTGATCGACCTGCGCCCGGACGAGGACGCCCTCTTCGGTGCGATGGCCGGGGCCTGTCGCCGCAATATCCGCAAAGCCGCGAAGTCCGGCGTGGTCATCGAGGAGGCGGGTGCCGATCCGGCATTCGCCGACGAATTCTACGATCAATTGCGCGACGTTTTCGCCAAGCAGAACCTGGTGCCGACGTATTCCGTGGAACGGGTCCGGTCGCTCATCCGACACCTGTTCCCGGTGGGCCGGATCAGCCTGCTGCGGGCCCGCGACAGCGACGGCCGGTGCATCGCCACCGCGGTGCTGCCCTGGTACCGCCGGACGATGTACTTCTGGGGCGGCGCGAGCTACCGGGAGCATCAGCACCTACGGCCCAACGAGGCGCTGATCTGGCATGCGCTGCGCTGGGCGCGGGCGCGCGGGGTGACCGAGTTCGACTTCGTCGGCGCCAACTCGTACAAGGCGAAGTACGGCACCACCGAGGTCGCCGTCCCGTGGGCCCGCCAGTCGCGCTCGCCGCTGGTGGCCCGGTTGCGCGACGCGGCCAAGCACGGCTTCGCGCTCCGGCAGCGGGCCGCCGCGCGGCTGGGCCGGATCAGGCAGCCGGCGACGACCACGGGTTCGTGA
- a CDS encoding NADPH-dependent F420 reductase has protein sequence MTTIGLIGSGNIGSTVARLAVAAGYDVVLSNSRGPETLRDLVGELGPKARAATPAEAAVAADIVVVTVPLKAYPQIPAEPLAGKVLIDTNNYYPERDGRIEELENGSTTTGELLQRHFAAAKVVKGFNNIWFEHLARLGRPAGAPDRSALPVAGDDAAAKLVVTEFFDRIGYDTVDVGPLAENWRTQRDTPVYVAPYGPGDPAGTPASAAVIRELVGAAKR, from the coding sequence ATGACGACGATCGGACTCATCGGCAGTGGCAACATCGGCAGCACCGTGGCACGGCTGGCCGTGGCCGCCGGCTATGACGTGGTGCTGAGCAACTCGCGGGGCCCGGAGACCCTCCGGGACCTCGTCGGCGAGCTGGGCCCCAAGGCCCGGGCCGCGACCCCCGCCGAGGCGGCCGTGGCCGCCGACATCGTGGTGGTGACCGTCCCGTTGAAGGCCTACCCGCAGATTCCGGCCGAACCGCTGGCCGGCAAGGTTCTGATCGACACGAACAACTACTACCCGGAGCGCGACGGCCGCATCGAGGAGCTGGAGAACGGCTCGACCACCACCGGGGAGCTGCTGCAGAGGCACTTCGCCGCGGCCAAGGTGGTGAAGGGCTTCAACAACATCTGGTTCGAGCACCTGGCCCGCCTGGGCCGCCCGGCCGGGGCGCCGGACCGCTCGGCGCTGCCGGTCGCCGGTGACGACGCCGCGGCGAAACTGGTGGTCACCGAGTTCTTCGACCGGATCGGGTACGACACGGTGGACGTCGGCCCGCTCGCCGAGAACTGGCGCACCCAGCGGGACACCCCGGTCTACGTCGCGCCGTACGGCCCGGGCGACCCGGCGGGCACCCCGGCCAGCGCCGCGGTCATCCGCGAGCTGGTGGGTGCGGCGAAGCGGTGA